One segment of Methylocella silvestris BL2 DNA contains the following:
- the gyrA gene encoding DNA gyrase subunit A codes for MADNDDTGPGAPGSDIRPVSISDEMRRSYLDYAMSVIVSRALPDVRDGLKPVHRRILFSMHEQNHTPDRPYVKCARIVGDVMGKYHPHGDSAIYDALVRMAQGFSMRLPLIDGQGNFGSVDGDPPAAMRYTESRLARPAMALLEDIDSDTVDFQDNYDGKEREPVVLPARFPNLLVNGAGGIAVGMATNIPPHNLGEVIDAVIALIDNPELTIEELMAYVPGPDFPTGGAILGRTGIQSAYLTGRGSVLTRAKVEVETLRKEREALIVTEIPYQINKSSLVEKIADLVREKRVEGISDLRDESDRDGMRIVIELKRDAVAEVVLNQLWRYTALQSSFACNMIALNGGRPEMLTLKDFLTAFVDFREEVVTRRTKYLLGKARDAAHLQVGLAIAVANIDEVIRLIRSSADAAAAREALMARSWPAHDMAPLVLLIADPRHILSENGECRLSEAQARAILELRLQRLTALGREEIAEALNKLAVEIADYLEILHSRERLFSIVKEEMLAVKAAHATPRRTIILDSATGVDDEDLIQREDMVVTVSHHGYVKRVPLATYRAQRRGGKGRSAMQTRDEDFVARLFVASTHAPVLFFSSAGQVYKEKVWRLPLAAPQARGKALVNMLPLEQGERITTIMPLPEEEDAWATLDVMFATTRGTVRRNKLSDFAQVNRAGKIAMRIDEGEEIVDVQICGEDADVLLTTAKGQCIRFPVTDVRVFKGRDSMGVRGISLSEGDRVISLAILRHTEADSGERIAYLKMRRAVAGEASAEAGAESPADAQGEDGAEDAGPQSLSPDRYARMSADEQIILTLSSNGYGKRTSSYEYRITGRGGKGIVAMVVNPRNGLLVASMPVEDGDEIMLVTNGGQLIRCPVEGIRVAGRGTQGVIVFNTGADEQVVSVERITEEDAARGETEEGEPSSDPSTEPGEA; via the coding sequence TTGGCCGACAACGACGACACAGGGCCGGGCGCGCCCGGCTCCGATATCCGCCCGGTTTCGATTTCCGACGAAATGCGGCGCAGCTACCTCGATTACGCGATGAGCGTCATCGTCAGCCGCGCGCTGCCCGACGTGCGCGACGGGCTGAAGCCGGTGCATCGGCGCATCCTGTTCTCGATGCACGAGCAAAACCACACGCCCGACCGGCCTTACGTCAAATGCGCGCGCATCGTCGGCGACGTGATGGGCAAATATCACCCGCACGGCGACAGCGCCATTTACGATGCGCTGGTGCGCATGGCGCAGGGTTTTTCGATGCGCCTGCCGCTGATCGACGGCCAGGGCAATTTCGGCTCGGTCGACGGCGATCCGCCGGCGGCGATGCGCTATACCGAATCGCGTCTCGCGCGTCCGGCCATGGCGCTGCTCGAGGATATCGACTCCGACACCGTCGATTTTCAGGACAATTACGACGGCAAGGAGCGCGAGCCGGTCGTTCTGCCGGCGCGCTTTCCCAATCTTCTCGTCAATGGCGCGGGCGGCATCGCCGTCGGCATGGCGACCAATATTCCGCCGCATAATCTTGGCGAGGTGATCGACGCGGTCATCGCCCTGATCGACAATCCGGAGCTCACCATCGAGGAGCTGATGGCCTATGTGCCCGGCCCCGACTTTCCGACGGGCGGCGCCATTCTCGGCCGCACCGGCATCCAGTCGGCCTATCTCACCGGACGCGGCTCGGTTCTGACGCGGGCCAAGGTCGAGGTCGAAACCTTGCGCAAGGAGCGCGAGGCGCTGATCGTCACCGAGATCCCTTATCAGATCAACAAATCGAGCCTCGTCGAGAAAATCGCCGATCTCGTGCGCGAAAAACGCGTCGAGGGGATCTCTGACCTTCGCGATGAATCCGATCGCGACGGCATGCGCATCGTGATCGAACTGAAGCGCGACGCCGTCGCCGAGGTCGTCCTCAACCAGCTCTGGCGCTATACGGCCCTGCAGTCGAGTTTCGCCTGCAATATGATCGCCTTGAACGGCGGCCGGCCGGAAATGCTGACGCTGAAGGATTTTCTGACGGCTTTCGTCGATTTCCGCGAGGAGGTCGTCACAAGGCGCACCAAATATCTGCTCGGCAAAGCGCGCGACGCCGCCCATCTTCAGGTCGGCCTCGCCATCGCCGTCGCCAATATCGACGAGGTGATCCGGCTGATCCGCAGCTCGGCCGACGCCGCCGCCGCGCGCGAAGCGCTGATGGCGCGCAGCTGGCCGGCGCATGACATGGCGCCGCTCGTTCTGCTGATCGCCGATCCGCGCCACATCCTGTCGGAGAACGGCGAATGCCGTCTCTCCGAGGCGCAGGCGCGGGCGATTCTCGAATTGCGGCTGCAAAGGCTAACTGCGCTCGGCCGCGAGGAAATCGCCGAAGCCCTGAACAAGCTCGCCGTCGAAATCGCCGACTATCTCGAAATCCTGCATTCGCGCGAGCGGCTTTTCTCCATCGTCAAGGAGGAGATGCTGGCGGTCAAGGCCGCCCATGCGACGCCGCGGCGAACCATCATCCTCGACAGCGCGACCGGCGTCGACGATGAGGATCTGATTCAGCGCGAGGACATGGTCGTCACCGTCTCGCACCATGGCTATGTCAAGCGCGTGCCGCTCGCGACCTACCGCGCGCAAAGGCGCGGCGGCAAGGGGCGATCGGCAATGCAGACCCGCGACGAGGATTTCGTCGCAAGGCTGTTCGTCGCCTCGACCCATGCGCCGGTGCTGTTCTTCTCCTCGGCGGGACAGGTCTATAAGGAGAAAGTCTGGCGGCTTCCGCTCGCCGCCCCGCAGGCGCGCGGCAAGGCGCTCGTCAACATGCTGCCGCTCGAACAGGGCGAGCGCATTACGACCATCATGCCGCTGCCGGAAGAGGAAGACGCCTGGGCGACGCTTGACGTGATGTTCGCGACGACGCGCGGCACCGTCCGGCGCAACAAGCTGTCCGATTTTGCGCAGGTCAATCGCGCCGGCAAGATCGCCATGCGGATCGACGAGGGCGAAGAGATCGTCGACGTCCAGATCTGCGGCGAGGACGCCGACGTCCTGCTGACCACCGCCAAAGGTCAGTGCATCCGCTTTCCCGTCACCGACGTCCGGGTGTTCAAGGGGCGCGATTCGATGGGCGTGCGCGGCATTTCGCTCAGTGAAGGAGACCGCGTCATTTCGCTGGCGATCTTGCGCCACACCGAGGCCGACAGCGGCGAGCGCATCGCCTATCTCAAAATGCGGCGCGCCGTCGCGGGCGAAGCCTCCGCCGAGGCGGGAGCCGAGAGCCCCGCCGACGCGCAAGGGGAGGACGGCGCCGAGGATGCGGGACCGCAGAGCCTCAGCCCCGACCGCTACGCCCGCATGTCGGCCGACGAACAGATCATCCTGACTCTGTCGAGCAATGGCTACGGCAAGCGCACGTCGTCTTATGAATATCGCATCACCGGACGTGGCGGCAAAGGCATCGTCGCCATGGTGGTCAATCCGCGCAACGGCCTTCTCGTCGCCTCGATGCCGGTCGAGGACGGCGACGAAATCATGCTGGTGACCAATGGCGGCCAACTGATCCGCTGCCCGGTCGAAGGCATTCGAGTCGCCGGCCGCGGAACGCAGGGCGTCATCGTGTTCAACACCGGCGCCGACGAGCAGGTCGTGTCGGTCGAGCGGATCACCGAGGAGGACGCGGCGCGGGGCGAGACGGAAGAAGGCGAGCCGTCTTCCGATCCCTCCACGGAGCCGGGAGAGGCCTAG
- the ssb gene encoding single-stranded DNA-binding protein has translation MAGSVNKVILIGNLGRDPETRRMNSGDAVVSFSLATTDSWRDKATGERKDRTEWHNIVIFNENLGKIADQYCKKGSKVYVEGQLQTREYTDKDGNQRKVTEIVLQRFRGELTLLDSRGGRSEAEGDRGFEDSSSSFGRSSPMERAPERRPAAAGASRVADIIDDDIPF, from the coding sequence ATGGCGGGCAGCGTCAACAAGGTCATTCTCATCGGCAATCTCGGCCGCGATCCCGAAACGCGGCGGATGAATTCCGGCGACGCCGTCGTGAGCTTCAGCCTCGCCACCACGGATTCCTGGCGCGATAAGGCGACGGGCGAGCGGAAAGACCGCACCGAATGGCATAACATCGTGATTTTCAATGAAAATCTCGGCAAGATCGCGGATCAATATTGCAAGAAAGGCTCGAAGGTTTACGTCGAGGGCCAGTTGCAGACGCGCGAATATACCGACAAGGACGGCAATCAGCGCAAGGTGACGGAAATTGTGCTGCAGCGTTTTCGCGGCGAGCTGACGCTGCTCGACAGCCGCGGCGGCCGCAGCGAGGCCGAGGGCGATCGCGGCTTTGAGGATTCCTCGTCGAGTTTCGGGCGCTCCTCGCCGATGGAGCGCGCCCCTGAACGCCGGCCGGCGGCAGCCGGGGCGAGCCGCGTCGCCGACATCATTGACGACGACATTCCGTTCTAG
- a CDS encoding dicarboxylate/amino acid:cation symporter produces the protein MVAVSAGAEPSAPAKPFYKVLYVQVLFGILVGALFGWLWPEYATAPWVKALGDGFIKLIKMLIAPIIFCTVVAGIAHVSDAKKVGRVAVKALIYFEIVSTFALGFGLLMGNVVRPGAGFSGSHGDAAAAIAFEKQGEGHSTVDFLLGIIPDSVVGAFAKGDVLQVLLFAILFGFALMALGDRGKVVLHVIDEAGHAIFGVINIVMKLAPLGAFGAMAFTVGKYGPQSLGNLAGLIATFYATSALFIFLILGTIARIAGFNIFKFLNYIKSELLIVLGTSSSESALPALMEKLERLGCSRPVVGLVVPTGYSFNLDGTNIYMTLATLFIAQALNVDLTFGQQMTILIVAMLTSKGASGVTGAGFVTLAATLAVVNPALVPGMAIVLGIDKFMSECRALTNIIGNGVATVVISWSEGELDREKLNLALGKNIDVSDIKTGVATP, from the coding sequence ATGGTCGCGGTATCGGCAGGCGCGGAGCCGAGCGCTCCGGCGAAACCGTTCTACAAGGTCCTCTATGTGCAGGTCCTGTTCGGCATCCTGGTCGGCGCCCTGTTTGGTTGGCTTTGGCCGGAATATGCGACCGCGCCCTGGGTGAAGGCGCTCGGCGACGGCTTCATCAAGCTGATCAAGATGCTGATCGCGCCGATCATTTTCTGCACCGTCGTCGCCGGCATCGCCCATGTCTCGGACGCCAAGAAGGTGGGCCGCGTCGCCGTCAAGGCGTTGATCTATTTCGAGATCGTCTCGACCTTCGCGCTCGGCTTCGGACTGCTCATGGGCAATGTCGTGCGGCCCGGGGCGGGATTTTCGGGCAGCCATGGCGACGCGGCCGCGGCGATCGCCTTCGAGAAGCAGGGGGAGGGACATTCGACGGTCGACTTCCTGCTCGGGATCATTCCCGACAGCGTCGTCGGCGCCTTCGCCAAGGGCGACGTGCTGCAGGTGCTGCTGTTCGCCATTCTGTTCGGCTTCGCGCTGATGGCCCTCGGCGACCGCGGCAAGGTCGTGCTGCATGTGATTGACGAGGCGGGGCACGCCATCTTCGGCGTCATCAATATTGTGATGAAGCTCGCGCCGCTCGGCGCCTTTGGCGCGATGGCCTTTACCGTCGGCAAATATGGGCCGCAATCGCTTGGAAACCTCGCCGGCCTGATCGCCACCTTCTACGCGACGTCAGCGCTGTTCATTTTCCTCATTCTTGGGACAATCGCCCGCATCGCCGGCTTCAACATCTTCAAATTCCTCAATTACATCAAATCCGAACTCCTCATCGTGCTCGGCACCAGCTCCTCGGAGAGCGCCTTGCCGGCCCTGATGGAAAAGCTCGAACGGCTCGGCTGCTCGCGGCCGGTCGTCGGCCTCGTCGTGCCGACCGGCTACTCCTTCAATCTCGACGGCACCAATATTTACATGACGCTGGCGACGCTGTTCATCGCCCAGGCGCTCAACGTCGATCTGACCTTCGGGCAGCAGATGACCATTCTCATCGTCGCCATGCTGACCTCGAAAGGGGCGAGCGGCGTCACCGGCGCGGGCTTCGTCACGCTGGCGGCGACCCTCGCCGTGGTCAATCCGGCGCTCGTGCCGGGCATGGCGATCGTGCTTGGAATCGACAAATTCATGAGCGAATGCCGCGCGCTGACCAATATCATCGGCAATGGCGTCGCGACCGTTGTGATCTCCTGGTCGGAAGGCGAGCTCGATCGCGAAAAACTCAACTTGGCGCTCGGCAAGAATATCGATGTGAGCGACATCAAGACAGGCGTCGCCACCCCTTGA
- the uvrA gene encoding excinuclease ABC subunit UvrA has translation MKSSKPSAGKKAGSVSRKSAPQAREPESLEQKALKPKRPAQKTAAPPQAATPASAPAAAAGRSIVVRGAREHNLKNVDLTIPRDRLVVFTGLSGSGKSSLAFDTIYAEGQRRYVESLSAYARQFLEMMQKPDVDQIDGLSPAISIEQKTTSKNPRSTVGTVTEIYDYMRLLFARVGIPYSPATGLPIESQTVSQMVDRVIALPERTRLYLLAPVVRGRKGEYRKEIAEFMKRGFQRLKIDGQFYEIADAPTLDKKFKHDIDVVVDRIAVRPDITPRLADSFETALELADGIAIAEYADERDEKGEAKRVTFSAKFACPVSGFTIPEIEPRLFSFNNPFGACPHCGGLGFEQTVDPELIVPDPKLTLRKGAIAPWARSSSPYYMQTLEALAKHFKFRLDARFDSLPQEIRETLFYGSGKEPVRFVYEDGYRSHETNKPFEGVIRNLERRYRETESEWSREEIGRYMTATPCSVCHGARLRPEALAVKIEGLHIGDVTAFSVRAASQWFETLGEKLDPKRREIAARILKEIRERLSFLIDVGLDYLTLGRGAGTLSGGESQRIRLASQIGSGLTGVLYVLDEPSIGLHQRDNARLLETLRRLRDLGNSVIVVEHDEDAILTADHVVDVGPGAGVHGGEIVAQGTPAEILADPNSLTGQYLTGAREVAPYRPRRKFNRARTLDIVNASGNNLKNVSTSIPLGLFTCITGVSGGGKSTLVVDTLYKAVARKLNGAAEHPAPHERIDGLEHLDKVIDIDQSPIGRTPRSNPATYTGAFTPIREWFAGLPEAKARGYQPGRFSFNVKGGRCEACQGDGVIKIEMHFLPDVYVTCDVCKGKRYDRETLEVKYRHKSIADVLDMTVEEAADLFKAAPSIREKMATLARVGLGYIKVGQQATTLSGGEAQRVKLAKELSKRSTGRTLYILDEPTTGLHFHDVAKLLQVLQELVDQGNTIVVIEHNLEVVKTADWVIDLGPEGGDGGGEIVAEGTPEQIAKAKGSYTGKFLREMLARRPASARAAE, from the coding sequence ATGAAGTCATCGAAGCCGTCCGCCGGCAAAAAGGCGGGGTCGGTCTCGCGCAAGTCTGCGCCGCAGGCGCGTGAGCCCGAATCGCTCGAACAAAAGGCGCTGAAGCCCAAAAGGCCGGCGCAAAAGACGGCTGCGCCGCCGCAAGCCGCAACCCCGGCGAGCGCCCCCGCGGCGGCCGCCGGGCGGTCGATCGTCGTGCGCGGCGCGCGCGAGCACAATCTCAAAAACGTCGATCTGACGATCCCGCGCGATCGGCTCGTCGTCTTCACCGGCCTTTCGGGCTCGGGCAAATCCTCGCTCGCCTTCGACACCATCTATGCGGAAGGCCAGCGCCGCTATGTCGAATCGCTGTCGGCCTATGCGCGCCAGTTTCTGGAGATGATGCAAAAGCCCGACGTCGACCAGATCGACGGGCTGTCGCCGGCGATCTCGATCGAGCAGAAGACGACGTCGAAGAATCCGCGCTCGACCGTCGGCACCGTCACCGAGATCTACGACTATATGCGGCTCCTGTTCGCGCGCGTCGGCATTCCCTATTCGCCGGCGACTGGCCTGCCGATCGAGAGCCAGACGGTCAGCCAGATGGTCGACCGCGTCATCGCTTTGCCGGAGCGCACGCGGCTTTATCTGCTGGCGCCGGTGGTGCGCGGGCGGAAAGGCGAATATCGCAAGGAAATCGCCGAATTCATGAAGCGCGGCTTTCAGCGCCTCAAGATCGACGGGCAGTTTTACGAGATCGCCGACGCGCCGACGCTCGACAAGAAATTCAAGCATGACATCGACGTCGTGGTCGACCGCATCGCCGTGCGGCCCGACATCACGCCGCGCCTCGCCGACAGTTTCGAGACGGCGCTGGAGCTCGCCGACGGCATCGCCATCGCCGAATATGCCGACGAGCGCGACGAAAAGGGCGAGGCGAAGCGCGTCACCTTCTCGGCCAAATTCGCCTGCCCGGTGTCCGGCTTCACCATCCCCGAGATCGAGCCGCGGCTGTTCTCTTTCAACAATCCGTTCGGCGCCTGTCCGCATTGCGGCGGCCTCGGCTTCGAGCAGACGGTCGATCCGGAGCTGATCGTCCCCGACCCGAAACTCACCCTGCGCAAGGGCGCCATCGCGCCCTGGGCGCGCTCGAGCTCGCCCTATTACATGCAGACGCTGGAGGCGCTGGCGAAGCACTTCAAGTTCCGCCTCGACGCTCGTTTCGATTCCCTGCCGCAAGAGATCCGGGAAACGCTGTTCTACGGCTCGGGCAAGGAGCCGGTGCGCTTCGTCTATGAGGACGGCTATCGCTCGCATGAGACGAACAAGCCGTTCGAAGGCGTCATCCGCAATCTCGAGCGGCGCTATCGCGAGACCGAAAGCGAATGGTCGCGCGAGGAGATCGGCCGCTATATGACCGCCACGCCCTGCAGCGTCTGCCATGGCGCGCGGTTGCGTCCCGAAGCCCTCGCGGTCAAGATCGAAGGCCTCCATATCGGCGACGTCACCGCCTTTTCCGTGCGCGCCGCCAGCCAATGGTTCGAGACGCTTGGGGAAAAGCTCGACCCGAAACGGCGCGAGATCGCCGCCCGCATCCTGAAGGAGATCCGCGAGCGGCTTTCCTTCCTGATCGACGTCGGGCTCGACTATCTGACGCTCGGGCGCGGCGCCGGCACGCTCTCCGGCGGAGAGAGCCAGCGCATCCGCCTCGCCTCGCAGATCGGCTCGGGGCTGACCGGCGTGCTCTATGTGCTGGACGAACCGTCGATCGGCCTGCATCAGCGCGACAATGCGCGGCTGCTTGAAACGCTGCGGCGCCTGCGCGACCTCGGCAACAGCGTCATCGTCGTCGAGCATGACGAGGATGCGATTTTAACGGCGGATCATGTCGTCGACGTGGGGCCCGGCGCCGGCGTTCATGGCGGCGAGATCGTCGCGCAGGGAACGCCCGCCGAGATTCTGGCCGATCCAAATTCGCTGACGGGACAATATCTCACCGGCGCGCGCGAGGTCGCCCCCTACCGCCCGCGCCGCAAATTCAATCGCGCCCGCACGCTCGACATCGTCAACGCGAGCGGCAACAATTTGAAAAACGTTTCGACCTCGATCCCGCTCGGCCTGTTCACCTGCATCACCGGGGTCTCGGGCGGCGGCAAATCGACGCTCGTCGTCGACACGCTCTACAAGGCCGTTGCGCGAAAACTCAACGGCGCGGCCGAGCATCCCGCCCCGCATGAGCGCATCGACGGGCTGGAGCATCTCGACAAGGTGATCGACATCGACCAGTCGCCGATCGGCCGCACGCCGCGCTCGAACCCGGCGACCTATACCGGCGCCTTCACGCCGATCCGCGAATGGTTCGCGGGACTGCCCGAGGCGAAGGCGCGCGGCTATCAGCCGGGGCGCTTCTCCTTCAACGTCAAGGGCGGGCGCTGCGAGGCCTGCCAGGGCGACGGCGTCATCAAGATCGAGATGCATTTTTTGCCCGACGTCTATGTCACCTGCGACGTCTGCAAGGGCAAGCGCTACGACCGCGAGACGCTGGAGGTGAAATACCGCCACAAATCGATCGCCGACGTGCTCGATATGACCGTCGAGGAAGCGGCCGATCTGTTCAAGGCGGCGCCCTCGATCCGCGAGAAAATGGCGACGCTGGCGCGCGTCGGCCTCGGCTATATCAAGGTCGGCCAGCAGGCCACAACTCTGTCCGGCGGCGAGGCGCAGCGCGTCAAGCTCGCCAAGGAGCTGTCGAAACGCTCAACGGGGCGAACGCTCTATATTCTCGACGAGCCAACGACCGGACTGCATTTCCATGACGTCGCCAAGCTCTTGCAGGTGCTGCAGGAGCTGGTCGATCAGGGCAACACCATTGTCGTCATCGAGCATAATCTCGAAGTCGTCAAAACCGCCGATTGGGTGATCGACCTTGGCCCCGAAGGGGGCGACGGCGGCGGCGAGATCGTCGCCGAGGGAACGCCGGAGCAGATCGCCAAGGCCAAGGGCAGCTACACCGGCAAATTCTTGCGCGAGATGTTGGCGCGCCGCCCGGCCAGCGCGCGGGCGGCGGAATAG
- a CDS encoding class I SAM-dependent methyltransferase: protein MTVENREGVFGAPPAELAGAGAGAIQFSPLVPGAAALEDQAEASLAAMTMLAPPGALERRRALALALRALAPGAALVALAPKDKGGARLKTELEGFGCAVEESSKRHHRICRAERPAKPEGLEQAIEEGAPRFCPETGIWSEPGVFSWNRIDPGSQLLADSLPALKGEGADLGCGVGFLARRMLASPKVTTLHLIDIDRRAIAAARRNVEDPRATIIWADARESGLKNLDFIVTNPPFHDAGEEDRALGQAFIRQAASMLRKGGALWLVANRHLPYEGALKPLFREFAPKIEASGYKVFEAIK, encoded by the coding sequence ATGACAGTGGAAAACAGGGAAGGCGTATTTGGCGCGCCGCCCGCGGAGCTTGCCGGGGCGGGCGCGGGCGCGATCCAATTCTCGCCGCTGGTCCCCGGCGCCGCGGCGCTCGAAGACCAAGCTGAAGCCTCGCTCGCCGCCATGACCATGCTCGCGCCGCCGGGGGCGCTGGAGCGCCGCCGCGCGCTGGCGCTCGCGCTGCGGGCGCTGGCGCCGGGCGCGGCGCTGGTCGCGTTGGCGCCAAAGGACAAGGGCGGCGCACGCCTCAAGACGGAGCTTGAGGGGTTTGGCTGCGCGGTCGAGGAGAGCTCGAAGCGCCATCACCGCATTTGCCGCGCTGAGCGTCCCGCCAAACCCGAGGGGCTGGAGCAGGCCATCGAAGAGGGCGCGCCGAGGTTTTGCCCTGAGACGGGGATTTGGTCGGAGCCCGGCGTCTTCAGCTGGAATCGCATCGATCCCGGCAGCCAGCTTCTCGCCGATTCCCTGCCCGCGCTGAAGGGCGAAGGCGCCGATCTTGGCTGCGGCGTCGGCTTTCTCGCCCGGCGCATGCTCGCTTCGCCGAAAGTTACGACGCTTCATTTGATCGACATCGACCGCCGCGCCATTGCCGCGGCGCGGCGCAATGTCGAGGATCCGCGCGCAACAATCATCTGGGCCGACGCGCGGGAAAGCGGCCTGAAGAATCTCGATTTTATCGTGACCAATCCGCCCTTCCATGACGCCGGCGAGGAAGATCGCGCGCTGGGACAGGCCTTTATCCGGCAGGCGGCTTCAATGTTGCGCAAGGGCGGCGCGCTGTGGCTCGTCGCCAACCGCCATTTGCCCTATGAGGGCGCTTTGAAACCTTTGTTCCGCGAGTTCGCGCCAAAAATCGAGGCGTCCGGCTATAAAGTCTTCGAAGCCATAAAATGA
- a CDS encoding pseudouridine synthase yields MTAPADKIPMLRLDRLLANLGYGTRTQMQAMAHAGRIKLDGAALRDPALRVAATPEFCARLSINGEALDPPPGMVIALNKPRGVTCSRKEAGPLVFDLLPPRFRLREPALSTVGRLDKDTSGLLLITDDGALLHRLISPKHNIAKRYCAKLARPLRGDEAEIFASGEMMLDDEAKPLLPAVLRVLSPTEAEVSVTEGRYHQIRRMFAATGNHVLELHRMSIGDFALPLTLAPGDFLLLRASEAEAAVRGEALRAG; encoded by the coding sequence ATGACCGCGCCCGCCGACAAAATCCCCATGTTGCGGCTCGACCGGCTGCTCGCCAATCTCGGCTATGGCACGCGCACGCAGATGCAGGCGATGGCCCATGCAGGGCGCATAAAACTCGATGGCGCGGCGCTGCGCGATCCTGCGCTGCGCGTGGCGGCGACGCCTGAATTTTGCGCCCGCCTCAGCATCAACGGCGAAGCGCTCGATCCGCCGCCGGGCATGGTCATCGCGCTCAACAAGCCCCGCGGCGTCACCTGTTCGCGCAAGGAGGCGGGGCCGCTCGTCTTTGATCTGCTCCCGCCGCGGTTCCGTCTGCGCGAGCCGGCGCTCTCGACCGTCGGCCGGCTCGACAAGGACACCTCTGGCCTGTTGCTCATCACCGACGATGGCGCGCTGCTGCACCGGCTGATTTCCCCCAAACACAACATCGCCAAACGCTACTGCGCGAAACTTGCGCGGCCTCTGCGCGGCGATGAGGCGGAGATCTTTGCTTCGGGCGAAATGATGCTGGACGACGAAGCCAAGCCGCTGCTTCCGGCGGTTTTGCGCGTGTTGTCCCCGACTGAGGCCGAGGTGAGCGTCACGGAAGGCCGCTATCACCAGATCCGCCGCATGTTTGCCGCCACAGGCAATCATGTGCTGGAGCTGCACCGCATGTCGATCGGCGATTTTGCGCTGCCGCTGACGCTAGCGCCGGGCGATTTCCTGCTGTTGCGCGCGAGCGAAGCGGAGGCGGCGGTGCGGGGGGAGGCGTTGCGCGCGGGATGA
- the ubiE gene encoding bifunctional demethylmenaquinone methyltransferase/2-methoxy-6-polyprenyl-1,4-benzoquinol methylase UbiE — protein sequence MSEQTHFGFSRIDLKDKQARVDDVFHKVASRYDLMNDLMSAGLHRLWKDIFASKVRPSRGAPYRCLDVAGGTGDIAFRIAEAGTRATEIVVLDINADMLEVGRARAAKRRFEARLEFVQANAEDLPFEDNSFDAYTIAFGIRNVPRIERALSEARRVLKRGGRFLCLEFSHVDLPLFDRLYKAYSFAAIPRLGKLVTGDEESYRYLVESIERFPEAEAFRQMIARAGFDRADFTRLTGGAVAIHSGWKL from the coding sequence ATGTCCGAACAGACGCATTTCGGTTTTTCCCGCATCGATCTGAAGGACAAGCAGGCGCGCGTCGACGATGTCTTTCACAAGGTCGCCTCGCGCTACGACCTCATGAACGATCTGATGTCGGCCGGCCTGCATCGGCTTTGGAAGGATATTTTCGCGTCAAAGGTGAGGCCGTCGCGCGGCGCGCCTTATCGCTGCCTCGACGTCGCCGGCGGCACTGGCGATATCGCCTTCCGCATCGCTGAGGCCGGAACGCGGGCGACGGAGATTGTCGTCCTCGACATCAACGCCGACATGCTCGAAGTCGGCCGCGCCCGCGCCGCCAAGCGCCGGTTTGAAGCGCGGCTCGAATTCGTGCAGGCCAACGCCGAAGATCTGCCCTTCGAGGACAATAGCTTCGACGCCTATACGATCGCCTTCGGCATTCGCAATGTGCCGCGCATCGAACGCGCGCTCAGCGAGGCGCGTCGCGTGCTGAAGCGCGGCGGCCGCTTCCTCTGCCTCGAATTTTCCCATGTCGATCTGCCGCTGTTCGACAGGCTCTACAAGGCCTATTCCTTCGCCGCGATTCCCCGCCTTGGCAAGCTCGTGACGGGAGACGAAGAGTCTTATCGCTACCTTGTCGAGTCGATCGAGCGCTTTCCTGAAGCCGAGGCGTTTCGCCAGATGATCGCGCGGGCCGGTTTCGACCGCGCCGATTTTACGCGGCTGACGGGGGGCGCCGTCGCCATTCACAGCGGTTGGAAGCTTTGA